The Labrus mixtus chromosome 16, fLabMix1.1, whole genome shotgun sequence genome window below encodes:
- the anp32e gene encoding acidic leucine-rich nuclear phosphoprotein 32 family member E isoform X3 produces the protein MDMKKRITLELRNRSPTEIAELVLDNSRSADGEVEGLTDAFTELEFLSMVNVGLSSLAKLPSLPKLHKLELSDNNLSASLETLSEKCPNLTYLNLSGNKIKELSNVEALQNLKSLQSLDLFNCEITSLEDYRESVFELLPQVTYLDGFDQEDNEAPDSEADDEDEDGEDGAGPTGDYDDDDDEEEDEDGSEGGEDDDEDEDDYAEEEEEEDKAGVQGQKRKRDVDDEGEDDDDDDDDDD, from the exons aTTGCAGAGCTGGTGCTGGACAACAGTCGCTCTGCAGACGGCGAGGTGGAGGGTCTGACAGACGCGTTCACAGAGCTTGAGTTCCTCAGTATGGTCAACGTGGGTCTGAGCTCGCTGGCTAAACTGCCCTCACTGCCCAAACTAcacaag tTGGAGCTGAGCGACAACAACCTGTCAGCTTCTCTGGAGACACTGTCAGAAAAATGTCCAAACCTGACCTACCTCAACCTGAGCGGGAACAAGATCAAAGAGCTGAGCAACGTGGAGGCTctg CAAAACCTGAAGAGCCTGCAGAGTCTGGACCTGTTTAACTGTGAGATCACGTCTCTGGAGGACTACAGGGAGAGCGTGTTCGAGCTGCTGCCTCAGGTCACCTACCTGGACGGATTCGACCAGGAGGACAACGAGGCGCCCGACTCTGAGGCAGACGATGAAG ACGAGGACGGCGAGGACGGGGCGGGGCCGACTGGAGACTacgacgatgacgacgacgaagaggaggatgaggacggctcagagggaggagag GATGACGATGAGGATGAAGACGACtatgcagaggaggaggaggaag aggatAAAGCGGGCGTTCAGggacaaaagaggaagagagacgtGGACGACGAAGGCGAGgatgatgacgacgacgacgatgacgacgacTAG
- the anp32e gene encoding acidic leucine-rich nuclear phosphoprotein 32 family member E isoform X2 translates to MDMKKRITLELRNRSPTEIAELVLDNSRSADGEVEGLTDAFTELEFLSMVNVGLSSLAKLPSLPKLHKLELSDNNLSASLETLSEKCPNLTYLNLSGNKIKELSNVEALQNLKSLQSLDLFNCEITSLEDYRESVFELLPQVTYLDGFDQEDNEAPDSEADDEDEDGEDGAGPTGDYDDDDDEEEDEDGSEGGEVGLSFQDDDEDEDDYAEEEEEEDKAGVQGQKRKRDVDDEGEDDDDDDDDDD, encoded by the exons aTTGCAGAGCTGGTGCTGGACAACAGTCGCTCTGCAGACGGCGAGGTGGAGGGTCTGACAGACGCGTTCACAGAGCTTGAGTTCCTCAGTATGGTCAACGTGGGTCTGAGCTCGCTGGCTAAACTGCCCTCACTGCCCAAACTAcacaag tTGGAGCTGAGCGACAACAACCTGTCAGCTTCTCTGGAGACACTGTCAGAAAAATGTCCAAACCTGACCTACCTCAACCTGAGCGGGAACAAGATCAAAGAGCTGAGCAACGTGGAGGCTctg CAAAACCTGAAGAGCCTGCAGAGTCTGGACCTGTTTAACTGTGAGATCACGTCTCTGGAGGACTACAGGGAGAGCGTGTTCGAGCTGCTGCCTCAGGTCACCTACCTGGACGGATTCGACCAGGAGGACAACGAGGCGCCCGACTCTGAGGCAGACGATGAAG ACGAGGACGGCGAGGACGGGGCGGGGCCGACTGGAGACTacgacgatgacgacgacgaagaggaggatgaggacggctcagagggaggagaggtggGGCTGAGCTTTCAG GATGACGATGAGGATGAAGACGACtatgcagaggaggaggaggaag aggatAAAGCGGGCGTTCAGggacaaaagaggaagagagacgtGGACGACGAAGGCGAGgatgatgacgacgacgacgatgacgacgacTAG
- the anp32e gene encoding acidic leucine-rich nuclear phosphoprotein 32 family member E isoform X1: MDMKKRITLELRNRSPTEIAELVLDNSRSADGEVEGLTDAFTELEFLSMVNVGLSSLAKLPSLPKLHKLELSDNNLSASLETLSEKCPNLTYLNLSGNKIKELSNVEALQNLKSLQSLDLFNCEITSLEDYRESVFELLPQVTYLDGFDQEDNEAPDSEADDEDEDGEDGAGPTGDYDDDDDEEEDEDGSEGGEVGLSFQVNRANQDDDEDEDDYAEEEEEEDKAGVQGQKRKRDVDDEGEDDDDDDDDDD; this comes from the exons aTTGCAGAGCTGGTGCTGGACAACAGTCGCTCTGCAGACGGCGAGGTGGAGGGTCTGACAGACGCGTTCACAGAGCTTGAGTTCCTCAGTATGGTCAACGTGGGTCTGAGCTCGCTGGCTAAACTGCCCTCACTGCCCAAACTAcacaag tTGGAGCTGAGCGACAACAACCTGTCAGCTTCTCTGGAGACACTGTCAGAAAAATGTCCAAACCTGACCTACCTCAACCTGAGCGGGAACAAGATCAAAGAGCTGAGCAACGTGGAGGCTctg CAAAACCTGAAGAGCCTGCAGAGTCTGGACCTGTTTAACTGTGAGATCACGTCTCTGGAGGACTACAGGGAGAGCGTGTTCGAGCTGCTGCCTCAGGTCACCTACCTGGACGGATTCGACCAGGAGGACAACGAGGCGCCCGACTCTGAGGCAGACGATGAAG ACGAGGACGGCGAGGACGGGGCGGGGCCGACTGGAGACTacgacgatgacgacgacgaagaggaggatgaggacggctcagagggaggagaggtggGGCTGAGCTTTCAGGTGAACCGTGCTAACCAG GATGACGATGAGGATGAAGACGACtatgcagaggaggaggaggaag aggatAAAGCGGGCGTTCAGggacaaaagaggaagagagacgtGGACGACGAAGGCGAGgatgatgacgacgacgacgatgacgacgacTAG